The following are encoded together in the Bradyrhizobium genosp. L genome:
- a CDS encoding GntG family PLP-dependent aldolase, protein MSTATTSSTREIVDLRSDTVTLPTAAMLEEMRRAPLGDDSRDGDPTVCALEEQAAALTGKEAAVFVPSGTMGNLLAMMAHAERGGEVFADAGAHLFNSEIGSVVTVAGLVPRPVASRRGAMDEAALGQAIDATLTAGRLRPALIWMETSHNGAGGTVMPLPQMARLHALGRSNGVAVHVDGARLFNAAVALGVRAQEIAEHTDSLMFCISKGLSAPVGSLLVGDGAFIVRARSFRRLVGGNMRQAGVIAAAGLVALDTMIDRLRDDHAAAAQLARGLSWLDPALAVPDHVQTNILRIDVSNSAHDAAIWASRVKAQGILVQASGARQLRLVTHRHIDRAAVERTLAAFAAVA, encoded by the coding sequence CGACCGCGGCGATGCTGGAGGAGATGCGCCGCGCGCCGCTCGGCGACGATAGCCGGGACGGCGATCCCACCGTGTGCGCGCTGGAAGAGCAGGCGGCCGCGCTGACCGGCAAGGAAGCCGCAGTGTTCGTGCCGAGCGGAACGATGGGCAATCTGCTGGCGATGATGGCGCATGCCGAGCGGGGCGGGGAGGTGTTCGCCGACGCCGGCGCGCATCTGTTCAATTCGGAGATCGGCAGCGTCGTGACGGTTGCCGGCCTGGTGCCGCGGCCGGTTGCGAGCCGCCGCGGCGCGATGGACGAAGCGGCGCTCGGTCAGGCGATCGACGCCACCTTGACGGCGGGACGGTTGCGGCCGGCGCTGATCTGGATGGAGACCAGCCACAACGGCGCCGGCGGCACCGTGATGCCGCTGCCGCAGATGGCGCGGCTTCATGCGCTTGGCCGCAGCAATGGCGTCGCCGTCCATGTCGACGGCGCGCGCCTGTTCAACGCTGCGGTGGCGCTCGGCGTTCGCGCGCAGGAGATCGCCGAGCACACCGACAGCCTGATGTTCTGCATCTCCAAGGGGCTGAGCGCGCCGGTCGGCAGTCTCCTGGTCGGCGACGGCGCCTTCATCGTGCGGGCGCGCTCGTTCCGCCGCCTCGTCGGCGGCAACATGCGGCAGGCCGGCGTGATCGCGGCGGCGGGCCTTGTCGCGCTCGACACCATGATCGACCGCCTGCGCGACGATCACGCCGCGGCAGCACAGCTCGCGCGGGGGCTTTCGTGGCTGGACCCGGCGCTCGCGGTACCGGATCATGTCCAGACCAACATCCTGCGCATCGATGTGTCGAACAGCGCGCATGATGCAGCCATTTGGGCATCGCGCGTCAAGGCGCAGGGCATCCTCGTGCAGGCGAGCGGCGCAAGGCAGCTTCGCCTCGTCACCCACCGCCATATCGACCGCGCCGCGGTCGAGCGGACGCTGGCGGCCTTTGCTGCGGTCGCTTAG